In Phyllopteryx taeniolatus isolate TA_2022b chromosome 13, UOR_Ptae_1.2, whole genome shotgun sequence, the following are encoded in one genomic region:
- the disp2 gene encoding protein dispatched homolog 2 isoform X7: MLATDSTSESFLCDAPGQHLAQLVFRSESSASLWSLKAIHAMCEMEQSRIRSQAQFQDVCQQHVRGEAEAASRSGCCPSWSLGNYLAALTNASCCRGLTSHQISEALKLLRRCAPYYYDGHLVETCFPSHKYSSCSSVPSRCKQSRIVFQILHFLVDKDFLGPQTAEYQIPTLKYSLLFLPVDKGERMMEIYMSSLKGRDLTYKNTTITGMDLGIKQTLFKYYLARDSVFPILAIICLLITMALYLHSLFMVALSVVAISGSLLTSYFLYKVAFRLTFFPLVNLSAALILLGSCSNQVFIFADFWNMQLSQKPSASLEKRVHRVLQEMGYLILASGLTSSAAFCSGYLSSITAIRCFAVYLGTASFISSLMALVWLPCSFILRERYMGASSASASPQGWKPCCAKNPDGFWDASSRKRCLFTFGQKLSEVRRGLTDTSNLVFLKILPCGVVKFRYIWVCSFAVLAAGGTYMSCFDPGMKLPTLDTTIAQLFRSSHPFERYDAEYRHMFMFEREMSGEDRPVTLMLVWGIKPTDNGNHFNPKSNGSLVLDPDFTMSEPGAQVWLRDLCGHVQNQSFYSAPSLQDSDAMTDNVCFVEQLLHWVSFRRCSESDDTLHICCNNVSFPFPPRVFEDCLRMMLAERSAKGRLTHGGGAYFQPDGRIAALVLAFNTTYRYSFNFSQTNVFYREILEWFNKEISGAPPGLENGWFISQLSLFDLQQALSSEMLVVAGTSVSLTFAFLLLTTWNIPLSVYGTVAVGGSVFVTVGLLILLEWQLSGIEALFISSAAGLSVEFVANYCISYCFAPHLDQIGRVAHSTKRMGCPVAIVSGAFFCTGIIMLPSTVLLFRKLGIFLFLVKCVACGFATFFFQSLCCFFGPRKNCGRVALPCLSEPSGEMLSSCSGAEPSPLSTNGALGRARAKKTYDKDTGGYLYANEQRLKQTGTGGGVRGPEQYELQPLAYRLSDSFENSTCTSKLSNRPSVLSDEIDYYGRDASLDGECGEICSRRAPPALQTSSPYKENPTRAVDLTKDDMISGKRLCKTCQYRSNRVLQWTNKTMSSSSSMDETVRGHAFETTDQPCLCTEEQTTEERLLRPSSQSASSCDFLDDSNETCLSDIEPGPSNANRSDGEAQLQPGHLNGKRDTLRLSLRETVYELCSKGRSSQTEEIVILPNSKPDLPDIWIKRDAQRDDTL, from the exons GCCAGCATTTGGCGCAGCTGGTGTTCCGCTCAGAAAGCTCAGCCAGTCTCTGGAGCCTAAAAGCCATCCATGCCATGTGCGAGATGGAGCAATCCAGG ATACGCTCCCAGGCTCAGTTCCAGGATGTGTGCCAGCAGCACGTGAGAGGCGAGGCTGAGGCGGCATCCAGAAGCGGCTGCTGTCCCAGCTGGTCCCTGGGAAATTACTTAGCCGCCCTCACTAATGCCTCCTGCTGCCGAGGCCTAACCTCACACCAG ATCTCTGAGGCGCTTAAGCTTCTCCGGAGGTGTGCGCCTTACTACTATGATGGACACCTAGTGGAGACCTGTTTTCCGAGCCACAAATATAGCAGCTGCTCTTCTGTCCCATCACGCTGCAAACAGTCCCGCATAGTGTTCCAAATCCTGCACTTCCTGGTTGATAAAGATTTCCTAGGCCCGCAGACGGCAGAGTATCAGATCCCGACCCTCAAGTACAGTCTTCTGTTTCTACCGGTGGATAAGGGGGAACGCATGATGGAGATCTACATGAGCAGTCTAAAGGGCAGAGATCTGACGTATAAGAATACGACTATCACTGGCATGGACCTCGGAATCAAGCAGACACTGTTTAAGTATTATCTAGCAAGAGACTCAGTGTTCCCCATCCTTGCAATCATTTGTCTTCTTATCACAATGGCTCTCTATCTGCACTCTCTCTTCATGGTGGCATTATCTGTGGTAGCAATTAGCGGGTCCCTCCTTACTTCCTATTTCCTCTATAAAGTAGCATTTCGCCTGACTTTCTTCCCGCTGGTTAACCTTTCGGCAGCGCTTATACTCCTGGGAAGTTGCTCCAATCAAGTTTTTATCTTTGCAGACTTCTGGAATATGCAGCTGTCCCAGAAGCCCTCAGCATCCCTAGAGAAGAGAGTTCACAGGGTTTTGCAGGAAATGGGCTATTTGATTTTAGCTTCGGGATTGACCTCGAGCGCAGCGTTTTGCTCCGGTTATCTTAGCAGCATCACGGCTATTAGATGCTTTGCCGTTTATCTCGGAACCGCCTCATTCATCAGTTCCCTCATGGCGCTCGTGTGGCTGCCATGCTCTTTCATCTTGCGTGAACGTTACATGGGAGCATCCTCCGCATCCGCTTCGCCACAGGGGTGGAAGCCCTGTTGTGCCAAAAACCCAGACGGATTCTGGGATGCAAGCTCACGCAAGAGGTGCCTTTTCACATTTGGGCAGAAGCTGAGTGAAGTAAGACGAGGCCTCACCGACACGTCCAATTTAGTGTTCCTCAAAATCCTGCCTTGCGGAGTGGTGAAGTTCCGATACATCTGGGTGTGCTCCTTTGCCGTGCTGGCTGCGGGTGGCACGTACATGTCCTGCTTTGATCCCGGAATGAAGCTGCCTACTCTAGACACCACAATCGCTCAGCTTTTCCGCTCCAGTCACCCGTTTGAGAGATATGACGCTGAATATCGTCACATGTTTATGTTTGAGAGAGAGATGAGTGGCGAGGATAGGCCTGTAACATTGATGCTTGTTTGGGGCATCAAACCGACCGATAACGGAAATCACTTTAACCCAAAAAGCAATGGTTCTTTGGTTCTTGATCCTGACTTTACAATGAGTGAACCTGGTGCTCAGGTTTGGTTGAGGGATCTGTGTGGACATGTGCAAAACCAAAGCTTTTACTCTGCACCTTCCCTTCAGGACAGTGACGCAATGACAGATAATGTCTGCTTTGTGGAGCAGCTATTACACTGGGTCTCTTTCAGAAGGTGTTCAGAGAGTGACGACACACTCCATATTTGCTGTAACAATGTCTCTTTTCCCTTCCCTCCTCGTGTTTTTGAGGACTGCCTGAGAATGATGCTGGCAGAGAGGTCCGCCAAGGGACGTTTGACACATGGCGGCGGCGCGTACTTCCAGCCAGATGGCCGGATTGCCGCCCTCGTGCTAGCATTCAACACCACATACCGCTACAGCTTCAACTTcagccaaacaaatgttttctacAGAGAAATCCTGGAGTGGTTTAACAAAGAAATTTCGGGAGCACCGCCAGGGTTGGAAAACGGCTGGTTCATCAGCCAGCTGTCTCTTTTTGACCTACAACAAGCCTTAAGCTCAGAGATGTTGGTGGTAGCTGGCACTTCAGTGTCTCTAACATTTGCTTTTCTGCTCTTAACCACCTGGAATATTCCGTTAAGCGTATACGGAACTGTGGCTGTAGGTGGCAGCGTGTTTGTCACCGTCGGACTCCTGATTCTCCTGGAGTGGCAGCTGAGTGGCATCGAGGCTCTTTTCATCTCATCTGCAGCCGGGTTATCGGTTGAATTTGTAGCCAACTATTGCATTTCCTATTGTTTTGCACCTCATTTAGACCAAATAGGGAGAGTAGCACATTCCACTAAGAGGATGGGATGTCCTGTAGCAATAGTTTCTGGTGCGTTTTTCTGCACCGGGATCATCATGCTGCCTTCGACGGTCCTGCTCTTCAGGAAATTGGGAATTTTCTTGTTTCTGGTGAAATGTGTAGCATGTGGATTTGCAACCTTCTTTTTCCAGTCACTGTGCTGCTTTTTTGGTCCTCGGAAAAATTGTGGGAGGGTTGCGCTCCCGTGTTTGTCAGAGCCGTCCGGCGAGATGCTGTCATCTTGCTCAGGAGCAGAACCGAGCCCCTTGTCCACTAATGGGGCCTTAGGAAGAGCTAGAGCGAAGAAGACTTATGACAAAGACACAGGTGGCTACCTCTACGCAAACGAACAGAGGCTGAAACAGACGGGAACAGGAGGCGGGGTCAGGGGGCCAGAGCAGTACGAGCTGCAGCCTTTGGCCTATCGACTGAGTGACAGCTTTGAGAACAGCACCTGTACCAGTAAGCTGTCTAATAGGCCGTCTGTGCTCTCTGATGAGATAGATTACTATGGGAGGGATGCATCCTTGGACGGGGAATGTGGGGAGATATGTAGTCGCCGAGCGCCTCCAGCTCTGCAGACCTCATCTCCGTACAAAGAGAACCCAACACGAGCTGTAGACCTGACAAAAGACGACATGATCAGTGGCAAGAGGCTTTGTAAAACCTGCCAATATCGTTCTAATAGGGTGCTGCAGTGGACCAATAAAACAATGTCATCGTCATCAAGCATGGATGAAACTGTAAGGGGCCACGCATTTGAGACCACTGACCAACCATGTCTGTGCACAGAGGAGCAAACCACAGAGGAAAGACTTCTCCGGCCCTCCTCGCAGTCTGCGAGCTCCTGCGACTTTTTGGATGACTCTAACGAAACATGTTTGAGTGACATTGAACCGGGGCCTTCAAATGCCAATCGAAGCGATGGAGAAGCTCAGTTACAACCGGGACACCTGAACGGGAAGAGAGACACTCTGCGTCTCT